The following coding sequences lie in one Fimbriiglobus ruber genomic window:
- a CDS encoding ABC-three component system middle component 1: MPVEPTETPAVALVQILEEIATSLSMRCERNPNALTRTASKASDMAKEAGMDTTAFTSVASEDRCAGLFVDYHAILISDLPAPKTGADLVVEELHTKLASQQRRAAIAMTWLPPSMRSDLNLFIVAPPGSSDSLEWSEFAAQTERNEQVCRKLVWLPPADKQSWRGSAKSFCERTFLARPWTAQNLPSGSAQLDPLAGILQGDHRMARWLAVMEKDTEEDSELADALMRALESSPGEGAYVP; the protein is encoded by the coding sequence ATGCCAGTTGAGCCTACTGAAACGCCCGCAGTTGCCCTCGTGCAAATCCTAGAAGAGATTGCGACATCCCTGAGCATGCGATGCGAACGCAATCCAAACGCTCTTACGCGCACGGCATCAAAAGCGTCTGATATGGCAAAAGAAGCGGGGATGGATACTACAGCTTTCACATCTGTGGCCAGTGAAGATCGTTGCGCGGGACTTTTCGTGGACTACCACGCGATCCTCATATCCGATCTTCCGGCTCCTAAGACTGGAGCCGACCTTGTCGTGGAAGAACTTCACACGAAGTTGGCGAGCCAGCAGCGCCGCGCCGCTATCGCCATGACCTGGCTGCCCCCCTCAATGCGAAGTGATCTGAATCTATTCATCGTGGCCCCTCCCGGTTCATCTGATTCGCTGGAGTGGTCTGAATTCGCCGCGCAGACTGAAAGAAACGAACAGGTCTGCCGGAAGTTGGTTTGGCTTCCCCCTGCTGACAAGCAATCGTGGAGGGGCAGCGCGAAGAGTTTCTGTGAGCGGACATTCTTGGCGCGCCCCTGGACTGCTCAGAACCTGCCGTCCGGATCGGCCCAACTCGACCCGCTTGCTGGCATCTTGCAAGGCGATCACCGGATGGCGCGATGGCTCGCCGTTATGGAAAAGGATACTGAAGAGGATTCCGAACTCGCGGACGCGCTAATGAGAGCCCTGGAATCATCACCTGGGGAGGGCGCATATGTTCCTTAG
- a CDS encoding AAA family ATPase — protein MFLSRVAISDFRTFPIDFSLELTPGPGVTLIVGQNGLGKSTFFEALEWCLTGQVKRLSDLPTEGSKKADFLARRLPDGKEAAKYGVELTFQPQAAVKFARWREKDGTAFKATIDPSESDLISALKAPTWKEPILALGSYLRLTHFLSQAGEQRFAVQDSKDRWSALEAPAGTERLNRLRERLGNRGVTSAFNRRAKEAQDAINNAEQAVKNWDELIERRNHARRIAESGGAVSQAELLPQLEMLRVDIAGHFGDFQFTEPSSPEACIRQIATRLDGLRPSLAGRVEAAKSLEPAPRQWRQAMDDIAKGNAVQSARQTQVVDATMTIDRLQFQIAEEDGHLKQVDASLEEIARGRSRLTRIATARSSLEELLIRERALAERISLAEVELARVSATARNLFTLADDQRRLEREYASATDRSEAVRELQNLYTRFLRAEGDAKDADSKLSDIRLQTQGIDKEVQEIERDRLRHTQSLHDCDQRLQRLRFQATTIESCVASLASVITEEDTHCPLCSTEFAAGELKKLVNAAASTSNDGLSAAEAAIENVREAIRLVEERAAIVASKQLQRDRASKNAAAARATADALQATLRLHQFIASSPAGIAIENRVATLQAAAKMRLDELTSSLRGSISAAERDKTATDAEVNKRSAESTLHELKEELAALRISRQEYEAILEPASQIGDDTARLSSELAKLAESEGSLLTTQEARSKKLAALSVQLRAAVTTRQSLESELLSASHHASELQRLLDILRISWNKSGFKGDPSAEALQLGLDEIAERQKRLAEFEARNRTLLEGHSSWSKAEEFGNLQKQITETVQHLECSSEEGARPALDRALGAARAQAQQATDARLFRDQMIDKLGAEARQYANKVLAPLNSLNESFLRVFSCFSNLSVSMGAKTQQTSVKLEFVLRWLAGSAESGTAASIRHFLSEGQLSALSVSLLLSMSTAYRWSQWRALILDDPLQHNDVIHATSFIEVLRNLVRYQGYQVLLSTHDLELADFIRRKMEAAEVDCKTCQFLGTRQTGVKYKVT, from the coding sequence ATGTTCCTTAGCCGTGTGGCTATCTCGGATTTTCGCACGTTCCCGATAGATTTTTCGCTGGAGTTAACACCTGGGCCGGGAGTTACACTAATCGTTGGCCAGAATGGTCTCGGCAAAAGCACGTTTTTTGAGGCTTTAGAGTGGTGTTTGACGGGACAGGTTAAGAGGTTGAGCGATCTCCCCACGGAAGGCTCTAAGAAGGCAGATTTTCTTGCGCGGCGCTTGCCCGATGGGAAGGAAGCTGCGAAATACGGCGTTGAATTAACCTTTCAACCGCAGGCGGCGGTCAAGTTTGCACGTTGGAGGGAAAAGGATGGAACCGCATTTAAAGCGACAATCGACCCCAGCGAAAGCGATCTGATATCGGCGCTCAAGGCTCCGACTTGGAAAGAGCCCATTTTAGCGCTCGGATCGTATCTGCGCTTAACACATTTTCTCAGCCAAGCTGGCGAACAGCGGTTCGCCGTTCAAGACTCGAAGGATCGGTGGTCCGCCCTAGAAGCACCCGCAGGAACTGAGCGTCTGAATCGCCTGCGCGAACGCCTCGGTAACAGAGGAGTTACTTCAGCGTTCAATCGCCGCGCGAAGGAAGCACAGGATGCTATTAATAATGCAGAGCAAGCCGTCAAGAATTGGGACGAACTGATCGAGCGAAGGAATCATGCTCGCCGCATTGCTGAGTCAGGCGGAGCGGTCTCGCAGGCCGAGTTGCTACCGCAATTAGAAATGCTTCGCGTCGATATTGCAGGGCATTTCGGTGATTTCCAATTTACTGAGCCGTCATCGCCGGAAGCTTGCATCCGACAGATTGCCACTCGCCTGGATGGGTTGAGGCCGTCTCTGGCCGGAAGAGTGGAAGCGGCCAAATCGCTTGAGCCGGCTCCTCGACAATGGCGACAGGCGATGGATGACATTGCGAAGGGCAATGCGGTCCAATCCGCAAGACAAACGCAAGTCGTTGATGCAACAATGACTATCGATCGGCTGCAATTCCAAATTGCTGAGGAAGATGGGCACCTGAAGCAGGTTGATGCTTCGCTAGAGGAGATTGCCCGCGGCCGGAGCCGACTGACCCGCATTGCGACAGCCCGATCCTCTCTTGAAGAACTTCTGATAAGGGAGAGGGCGTTGGCCGAGCGGATCAGCCTAGCCGAAGTGGAACTTGCAAGAGTTTCCGCCACCGCCCGTAACTTGTTTACACTTGCCGACGATCAGCGACGGCTCGAACGCGAATATGCCTCAGCAACGGATCGATCTGAGGCTGTCCGGGAGTTGCAAAACCTGTACACTCGATTTCTGCGTGCAGAAGGAGACGCGAAGGACGCCGATAGCAAACTCTCCGATATCAGGTTGCAGACACAAGGAATAGATAAGGAAGTTCAGGAAATCGAGCGCGACCGTCTTCGCCACACTCAAAGCTTGCATGATTGCGACCAACGACTTCAACGGTTGAGGTTTCAGGCCACCACCATTGAAAGCTGCGTAGCGTCACTTGCGTCTGTGATTACGGAGGAGGATACTCATTGCCCATTATGCTCGACTGAGTTCGCGGCTGGCGAACTTAAGAAGCTGGTAAATGCTGCCGCTAGCACGAGCAATGACGGTTTGTCTGCTGCCGAGGCGGCTATCGAAAACGTACGAGAAGCCATCCGACTGGTTGAAGAGAGAGCCGCAATTGTTGCTTCAAAGCAGTTGCAACGTGATCGCGCGTCCAAGAACGCGGCCGCTGCCCGCGCGACAGCTGATGCTCTACAGGCCACTTTGCGACTTCATCAGTTCATCGCCAGCTCCCCTGCTGGAATAGCGATTGAGAACCGTGTCGCTACACTTCAGGCTGCGGCCAAGATGCGCCTGGATGAGCTGACCAGCTCCCTGCGAGGCTCAATCAGTGCAGCAGAGAGGGATAAGACAGCGACTGATGCCGAGGTCAACAAACGGTCCGCCGAATCCACGCTTCATGAGTTGAAAGAGGAACTGGCAGCGCTGCGGATATCAAGGCAGGAGTATGAAGCAATTCTGGAGCCTGCGTCGCAAATCGGTGATGATACGGCTCGATTATCCTCAGAATTGGCCAAACTTGCCGAATCTGAAGGAAGCCTACTAACCACACAGGAAGCAAGGAGCAAAAAACTTGCGGCGCTATCGGTCCAGCTACGGGCGGCAGTCACCACTCGACAGTCTCTAGAATCCGAGTTGCTATCTGCATCACATCACGCATCTGAATTGCAGCGATTGTTGGATATATTACGAATATCATGGAATAAATCCGGATTCAAAGGCGACCCATCGGCTGAGGCACTTCAACTCGGACTGGATGAAATCGCCGAAAGGCAAAAACGACTGGCTGAATTCGAGGCAAGGAATCGCACACTGCTTGAAGGTCACTCCTCATGGTCAAAGGCCGAGGAGTTTGGAAATCTTCAGAAGCAAATCACCGAGACCGTGCAGCACTTGGAATGTTCGTCGGAGGAAGGGGCAAGGCCCGCATTAGATCGAGCCTTAGGAGCCGCTCGCGCTCAGGCTCAACAGGCCACGGACGCACGATTATTCCGCGACCAGATGATCGATAAACTCGGAGCAGAGGCGCGCCAATACGCTAACAAAGTCTTGGCTCCGCTCAATTCGCTGAACGAGAGCTTTCTAAGGGTTTTTTCGTGTTTTTCTAATCTTTCGGTCTCGATGGGGGCGAAGACACAGCAAACATCAGTAAAGCTGGAATTTGTTCTTCGATGGTTAGCAGGTTCGGCTGAGTCCGGGACTGCCGCTTCAATACGGCACTTTTTGAGCGAAGGCCAATTGTCGGCGCTCTCTGTGAGTCTCCTGCTGAGCATGAGTACCGCCTACAGATGGTCGCAATGGCGGGCTTTGATCCTGGACGATCCTCTCCAACATAACGACGTTATTCACGCCACTTCATTCATTGAAGTTCTGCGGAATCTGGTTCGCTACCAAGGCTACCAAGTCCTGCTTTCAACTCACGACCTCGAACTTGCGGATTTCATCCGTCGGAAAATGGAGGCGGCAGAAGTCGACTGCAAAACATGCCAATTCCTTGGCACCCGGCAAACTGGTGTTAAGTATAAGGTGACGTGA